A single window of Microbispora hainanensis DNA harbors:
- a CDS encoding YbjN domain-containing protein, whose protein sequence is MTPSPAVVQPDRDLLEEILDELDIEHTTDTEGDLTISTAHLTIYFLFGGEGDMFTVRALYVRQYSVDDKRMLLTALNEWNADTMWPKVYTFTQDNGLMRVVGDSQIYVGAGVTREHLTTMVAHWVRFSIKFYRWLTDRLAFEAD, encoded by the coding sequence GTGACGCCTTCCCCAGCGGTCGTCCAGCCGGACCGGGACCTCCTTGAGGAGATCCTCGACGAGCTGGACATCGAGCACACCACAGACACCGAGGGCGACCTGACGATCTCCACCGCCCACCTCACGATCTACTTCCTGTTCGGCGGGGAAGGAGACATGTTCACCGTACGGGCCCTCTACGTGAGGCAGTATTCGGTGGACGACAAGCGGATGCTGCTCACGGCGCTCAACGAGTGGAACGCCGACACGATGTGGCCGAAGGTGTACACGTTCACCCAGGACAACGGCCTGATGCGGGTCGTCGGCGACTCCCAGATCTACGTCGGGGCCGGTGTGACGAGGGAGCACCTGACCACGATGGTGGCCCACTGGGTCAGGTTTTCGATCAAGTTCTACCGCTGGCTCACCGACCGGCTCGCCTTCGAGGCCGACTGA
- a CDS encoding TetR/AcrR family transcriptional regulator, translating to MSSRDGAVGALLAAEPGRTPRADARRNMERLVEAARAAVAEIGIEVTAHEIARRAGVGIGTFYRRVSSREALLEAVLDEVLAEMADLAANAAADPDPWHAFETFAATYVRLRAESCGIREAVGGACGPNLDPVLGEIQEGLRLLVERAQKAGVMRADVAWQDVPFLLAAVATGPRTLRLRAGDEQWGRNLRVVLDGLRTPGTQGLPGTPPA from the coding sequence ATGAGCAGTAGGGACGGGGCGGTCGGCGCTCTGCTGGCCGCCGAGCCGGGGCGGACGCCCCGGGCCGACGCGCGGCGCAACATGGAGCGGCTGGTGGAGGCCGCGCGGGCGGCGGTGGCCGAGATCGGAATCGAGGTCACCGCGCACGAGATCGCCCGCAGGGCCGGAGTGGGCATCGGCACCTTCTATCGGCGCGTCTCCTCCCGCGAGGCGCTGCTGGAGGCGGTTCTCGACGAGGTGCTCGCGGAGATGGCCGACCTGGCCGCGAACGCCGCGGCCGACCCCGACCCCTGGCACGCGTTCGAGACCTTCGCCGCCACGTACGTGCGGCTGCGCGCGGAGAGCTGCGGCATCCGCGAGGCAGTGGGCGGCGCCTGCGGGCCGAATCTCGACCCCGTTCTCGGGGAGATCCAGGAGGGCCTGCGGCTCCTGGTGGAGCGCGCGCAGAAGGCCGGGGTGATGCGGGCCGACGTGGCCTGGCAGGACGTGCCGTTCCTGCTGGCGGCCGTGGCGACCGGTCCGCGCACGCTCAGACTCCGGGCAGGGGACGAGCAGTGGGGCCGGAACCTGCGGGTCGTGCTCGACGGATTGCGTACGCCGGGGACGCAGGGGCTTCCGGGGACTCCGCCGGCCTGA
- a CDS encoding Gfo/Idh/MocA family oxidoreductase, which produces MSRIRVGIVGASPERGWAVRAHVPALRALPDYEITAVSTTREDSAREAARRFGAAHAFTDPRALAAHPEVDLVAVTVKVPHHAELVEAAVDAGTHVLCEWPLARTTDEARDLLDRARAAGVRHALGLQGRFSPVVAYARDLLADGAVGRVVSVNVHSTTGKGAGGMLPSSWAYTAGRANAAGLLEVMGGHTLDLVEHLLGGVGALSATLAVQREQYVIEESGETIEADTPNQLALSATMTSGAVLSMHLHDGKVTEPGARIEISGTEGDLALVSRGAHAQISELRLHGTAGGTWKELPVPEEYVRVPGVTGDARNVAELYAALAADLRTGGERVPDFAHGLRLHGLLDAVRRSAETGTRQTVTPA; this is translated from the coding sequence ATGAGCAGAATCCGTGTGGGCATCGTCGGCGCCAGTCCCGAGCGCGGCTGGGCGGTGCGCGCGCACGTCCCGGCGCTGCGGGCGCTGCCGGATTACGAGATCACGGCCGTGTCGACCACCCGGGAGGACAGCGCCCGCGAGGCCGCGCGCAGGTTCGGCGCCGCGCACGCGTTCACCGACCCCCGCGCCCTCGCCGCGCACCCGGAGGTGGACCTCGTCGCCGTCACGGTCAAGGTCCCTCACCACGCCGAGCTCGTGGAAGCCGCGGTGGACGCCGGCACGCACGTGCTGTGCGAGTGGCCGTTGGCCCGGACGACCGACGAGGCGCGGGACCTGCTCGACCGGGCGCGGGCGGCCGGCGTGCGGCACGCGCTCGGGCTGCAGGGCCGGTTCTCCCCGGTCGTCGCGTACGCCCGCGACCTGCTCGCGGACGGCGCCGTGGGCCGGGTGGTCTCGGTGAACGTGCACTCGACGACCGGCAAGGGCGCCGGGGGCATGCTGCCGTCCTCGTGGGCGTACACGGCCGGTCGCGCCAACGCGGCCGGGCTGCTCGAGGTCATGGGCGGGCACACGCTCGACCTCGTGGAGCATCTCCTGGGCGGCGTCGGCGCCCTGTCGGCCACACTCGCCGTGCAGCGCGAGCAGTACGTCATCGAGGAAAGCGGCGAGACGATCGAGGCAGACACCCCCAACCAGCTCGCGCTCTCCGCCACCATGACGAGCGGCGCGGTGCTCTCCATGCACCTGCACGACGGCAAGGTCACCGAACCGGGCGCGCGGATCGAGATCTCCGGCACGGAGGGCGACCTCGCCCTCGTGTCGCGCGGCGCGCACGCGCAGATCAGCGAGCTGCGCCTGCACGGGACGGCCGGCGGCACGTGGAAGGAGCTGCCGGTTCCCGAGGAGTACGTCCGGGTGCCGGGGGTGACGGGCGACGCGCGCAACGTCGCCGAACTCTACGCCGCGCTCGCCGCCGACCTGCGAACGGGCGGAGAGCGGGTGCCGGACTTCGCGCACGGCCTGCGCCTGCACGGCCTGCTCGACGCGGTCCGCCGCTCCGCGGAGACCGGCACCCGCCAGACGGTGACTCCCGCCTGA
- a CDS encoding NADPH-dependent F420 reductase — MLIGFIGSGNIGGTLAKLAVDAGHSVVLSNSRGPDTLAELVAELGPNARAATAAEAAAAGDIVVVTIPFGRYREVPVEPLNGKIVIDTNNYYFERDGHFPELDAGETTDTELLAAHLPGSRVVKAFNSIHYAHLAEQGQPAGTENRRALPIAGDDDEAKKTVTELIDQFGFDVVDAGPLAEGRRFQRDKPAYGPRFTATELREALARG; from the coding sequence ATGCTCATCGGATTCATCGGCAGTGGGAACATCGGCGGCACCCTCGCGAAGCTGGCGGTCGACGCCGGGCACTCGGTGGTGCTGAGCAACTCCCGTGGGCCGGACACGCTCGCCGAGCTCGTGGCGGAGCTGGGCCCGAACGCGCGCGCCGCCACCGCGGCCGAGGCCGCGGCGGCGGGGGACATCGTGGTCGTGACGATTCCCTTCGGCAGATACCGGGAGGTGCCGGTCGAGCCGCTGAACGGCAAGATCGTCATCGACACGAACAACTACTACTTCGAGCGGGACGGCCACTTCCCCGAGCTCGACGCGGGGGAGACCACCGACACCGAGCTGCTCGCCGCACATCTGCCGGGGTCGCGGGTCGTGAAGGCGTTCAACTCCATCCACTACGCCCACCTCGCCGAGCAGGGGCAGCCCGCGGGCACGGAGAACCGGCGGGCGCTGCCCATCGCGGGCGACGACGACGAGGCCAAGAAGACGGTCACCGAGCTGATCGACCAGTTCGGCTTCGACGTGGTCGACGCGGGCCCGCTCGCGGAGGGACGACGGTTCCAGCGGGACAAGCCCGCCTACGGCCCCCGCTTCACCGCCACGGAGCTGCGCGAGGCCCTCGCCAGGGGCTGA
- a CDS encoding MarR family winged helix-turn-helix transcriptional regulator, which translates to MMGAEEARIAEAMAWRPGNAIKRAEQALIAEKTRVLRPFGLTVPQYAAMYALSLAPGISGAKLARFCSVTPQSMTTVLKTLESRGLVERRPSSDHAQVLVTRLTRAGQALLRKADAAAVSVERRLVEEFTPDEAERLRDLLERAVVVLGETPAGE; encoded by the coding sequence ATGATGGGAGCCGAGGAGGCGAGGATCGCCGAGGCGATGGCGTGGCGCCCCGGCAACGCCATCAAGCGCGCAGAACAGGCGCTGATCGCGGAGAAGACCCGTGTGCTGCGGCCGTTCGGGCTGACCGTCCCGCAGTACGCCGCGATGTACGCGCTGTCGCTCGCGCCCGGCATCTCCGGGGCGAAACTGGCACGGTTCTGCTCGGTCACCCCGCAGAGCATGACGACCGTGCTCAAGACGCTGGAGTCGCGTGGGCTCGTGGAGCGGCGTCCGTCCAGCGATCACGCCCAGGTGCTCGTCACCCGGCTCACCCGGGCCGGGCAGGCGCTGCTGCGCAAGGCCGACGCGGCGGCCGTCTCCGTGGAGCGCCGGCTGGTGGAGGAGTTCACGCCCGACGAGGCCGAGCGGCTACGTGACCTGCTGGAACGGGCCGTGGTCGTCCTGGGGGAAACGCCGGCGGGGGAATGA
- a CDS encoding MFS transporter, translating to MPVDYAGPRRRAPSLAVVCAAVLLVPVTATGSAEALGDIGAGLRAGLDATQWVVNAFFLTFAAFMASTGALADRIGRRRMFALGAGVFTAAMLLAAAAPDIGTLIAARALAGAGAAAAMTGGTALLAQAYPSGAGRTRAFAWFGTTIGLGLAFGPVIAGTLVGAVGWRVLFGAAGIALLPVLLLSALLEESRAASDGPMDWGGAVTFTLALTAFTFGVIEGPALGWTHPAVPAAFAACAVLSAAFALAERRHPAPLVDLSLLARPRFAAIASIPFLLAFGFVALTIVLPPYLMATSGYSARQAGLTLLLLTGPTLVMPPVTGALARRLSQRVLLVTTLLLVAAGTGLLATVPAASGPARLALPLILIGTGFGVSLAVVDGAAVSSVEPARAGMAAGLFNTARITGEVVAIAVLGAVLSALTQASLTGPYGEARAARATSRLLQGDITGAVPAGAGPLEFARLASAGYADALHTALWLLTLLSLAGALAVGLLMSVREPARITT from the coding sequence ATGCCTGTGGATTATGCCGGGCCTCGACGACGGGCGCCGTCGCTCGCCGTGGTCTGCGCCGCGGTGCTGCTCGTCCCGGTGACCGCGACGGGGAGCGCCGAGGCGCTCGGCGACATCGGCGCGGGCCTGCGCGCCGGGCTGGACGCCACCCAGTGGGTGGTCAACGCCTTCTTCCTCACCTTCGCCGCGTTCATGGCGAGCACCGGGGCGCTGGCCGACCGGATCGGGCGGCGCAGGATGTTCGCCCTCGGCGCCGGGGTGTTCACGGCGGCGATGCTCCTGGCCGCGGCCGCCCCGGACATCGGCACACTGATCGCGGCCAGGGCGCTCGCGGGCGCCGGCGCCGCCGCGGCCATGACCGGCGGCACCGCGCTGCTCGCGCAGGCCTACCCCTCGGGCGCCGGCAGGACCAGGGCGTTCGCGTGGTTCGGCACCACGATCGGGCTGGGGCTGGCCTTCGGCCCGGTGATCGCCGGAACGCTGGTCGGCGCCGTCGGCTGGCGCGTCCTGTTCGGCGCGGCCGGGATCGCGCTGCTGCCGGTGCTGCTGCTGAGCGCGCTGCTGGAGGAGTCACGCGCCGCTTCGGACGGCCCCATGGACTGGGGCGGCGCGGTCACCTTCACCCTCGCGCTCACCGCCTTCACCTTCGGCGTGATCGAGGGGCCTGCTCTCGGGTGGACGCACCCGGCGGTGCCGGCCGCCTTCGCCGCGTGCGCGGTCCTGTCGGCGGCCTTCGCCCTGGCCGAGCGCCGTCATCCCGCGCCGCTTGTCGACCTGTCGCTGCTGGCCCGGCCCCGGTTCGCGGCGATCGCGTCCATACCGTTCCTGCTCGCCTTCGGCTTCGTCGCGCTGACGATCGTGCTGCCGCCGTACCTCATGGCCACCTCGGGCTACTCGGCCCGGCAGGCGGGTCTGACGTTGCTGCTGCTGACCGGGCCGACGCTGGTGATGCCGCCCGTCACCGGCGCCCTGGCCCGCCGCCTGTCGCAGCGCGTCCTGCTGGTGACCACGCTGCTGCTGGTCGCGGCCGGGACCGGTCTGCTGGCGACGGTGCCCGCCGCGTCGGGCCCGGCGCGGCTCGCCCTGCCATTGATATTGATCGGGACCGGCTTCGGCGTGTCGCTTGCCGTGGTCGACGGGGCGGCGGTCTCCTCCGTCGAGCCCGCGCGGGCCGGCATGGCGGCCGGGCTGTTCAACACGGCCCGCATCACCGGCGAGGTCGTCGCCATCGCCGTGCTCGGCGCCGTGCTGTCCGCGCTGACCCAGGCGAGCCTGACCGGCCCGTACGGCGAGGCGCGCGCGGCCCGGGCGACCTCCCGCCTGCTGCAGGGCGACATCACAGGGGCCGTGCCGGCGGGAGCCGGACCGCTGGAGTTCGCCCGCCTGGCGAGCGCCGGCTACGCGGACGCCCTGCACACCGCCCTGTGGCTGCTGACCCTCCTGTCCCTGGCCGGCGCGCTCGCCGTCGGCCTCCTGATGTCCGTCCGCGAACCCGCGCGGATCACCACGTGA
- a CDS encoding alpha/beta fold hydrolase — MPVVTVGSSTVNYLVTGTGPGLVLVHGTGADAQANWGPLIDAASGRFTVVAPDLSGSGATVDAGGPIRVEDLVAQVLGAAEHAGLERFHLVGHSLGAVVAVATAGTRPEKILSLTAHAGWARTDPWMAFQMDLWVRLVRTDRELLARLLQFTAMGEETLRARSAEDFEQAAAAFTAMLGGAEDGFERQTLADISVDITGLLPHVSAPTLIVSSADDRIVPPHHQRELARLIPHAELVTVPGGHGLPFEDPAAFTAVITGRLDRMAAAV; from the coding sequence ATGCCCGTCGTCACCGTCGGTTCGAGCACCGTCAACTATCTCGTCACCGGCACCGGCCCCGGTCTCGTCCTCGTGCACGGCACCGGCGCCGACGCGCAGGCCAACTGGGGCCCGCTCATCGACGCCGCCTCCGGCCGCTTCACCGTGGTCGCCCCCGACCTGTCCGGCTCCGGCGCCACCGTGGACGCGGGCGGTCCGATCCGCGTCGAGGACCTGGTCGCCCAGGTGCTCGGCGCGGCCGAGCACGCCGGTCTGGAGCGCTTCCACCTCGTCGGCCACTCGCTCGGCGCCGTCGTCGCAGTGGCGACGGCGGGCACCCGGCCGGAGAAGATCCTGTCGCTGACGGCGCACGCCGGATGGGCCAGGACCGACCCGTGGATGGCCTTCCAGATGGACCTGTGGGTCCGCCTGGTGCGCACCGACCGCGAGTTGCTGGCCCGTCTGCTCCAGTTCACCGCGATGGGCGAGGAGACGCTCCGCGCCCGGTCGGCGGAGGACTTCGAGCAGGCCGCCGCCGCGTTCACGGCGATGCTCGGCGGCGCGGAGGACGGGTTCGAGAGGCAGACCCTGGCCGACATCTCCGTCGACATCACCGGGCTCCTGCCGCACGTGTCCGCGCCGACGCTGATCGTCTCCAGCGCCGACGACCGGATCGTGCCGCCGCACCACCAGCGCGAGCTCGCCCGGCTCATTCCCCACGCCGAGCTCGTGACGGTCCCCGGCGGCCACGGCCTGCCGTTCGAGGACCCCGCCGCGTTCACCGCCGTCATCACCGGCCGCCTGGACCGCATGGCCGCGGCGGTCTGA